In Chitinophagaceae bacterium C216, the genomic stretch AGAAAATCGGATTTAGACTGTGCGTGTTCAGCTTCTCTGACTAAAGCCCCGATTGCTGTTCCACTTCTCAAAAATTGCTTAGACAATACAAACTCTCTTTTTTGTTCCGATAGGTATTGATACAATTTTACTACCCTGATGGCAAACTTCAAACTCTTTTCAGCTATTCCATTTTCCATAAAAATTAATTTTTAACTTATCACTTTCAATTTTCAACTAAAACAATTTTGTTTCTACCCAACTTAACTTTTCCGATTTCTTCCAATTGTTTTAACAATCGCGAAACCACAACACGGGCAGTCCCTAACTCGTTGGCCAATTGTTCGTGGGTGATATTCAAGGTGTGGTTTCCTGTGAGCTCAACTTTTTTGTGGAGTAAGTCCAACATTCTTTCATCTACTTTTTTAAAAGCAATAGCGTTTACAACTTCCAATAATTCTTCAAAACGTTTGTGATACAAACGGAAAATGTAATCTAACCATTGCGGATATTCTTTGATAAACAACGATACTTTTTCAAGGGGTAAAAAAAGTATTTCAGCATCGTCTTCAACTTCCGCTTTTACTTTACTTGTTTCGTTGTGCAAACCGCCCAAAAACGACATAATGCAACTTTCGCCCGTCTTGATGTAATACAACAAAATTTCTCTTCCGTCTTCTTCTGTTCGGATAACTTTCAAAGTTCCTTTGGTAACAATAGGAATAGAACGAATGTGTGCATTTTCGTTTAGAATAATGTCGCCTGCTTTATAGGTTTTTTGTATGCTGTATTGTTGTAGTTTTGCTACTAATTCGGGTGATGTCTTAAACTCTGTTATCTGTTGTAATTCTTCCATTTTGCAAAGTTACAATTTTGTTTGGGTGGTGGGTGGGCTTGGTTGGGGCAAAATTAAATGTGGTGTTTTTGTGTCGGCTTGTGTGGTGGCAAACACATCTTTTAATTTTGCGAAGCGTTGGCAATTTTTCTGTTTGATGTCTGTCCGTTGATGTCTGCACGGTGGTCTGGTAGGGTTGCCGATAACGTTTTCGGGCTTGGCGAAGGAGCGGATTAGAAAGCCTAAACTTTCAATTTAGCACTAATGTGAGCAAAACCATTTTTTCTATTTGCTAATTTACATTTTAAAAGCAAATAAAAAATGGTTTTGTGGTTAAATGTACAAACTTTGAATTTAGCACTTAACCCGCTCTTTTGCAAAACCCTTGTTAGTGGCTGTGGCTATTAGTCATTCACTATAATTTAGTTTTAAGTAACAAAACATTTAATGGTGAAAAGCCGTTTATTAGGCAATCTTAACATAATCCAATCAAAATAACTGTACCTTTGCAAGGATGACGAAAAAGGAAAGCCATATCAAAAAAATCAGACACATAGTATTGATGTGGTTTGTTCTGTTTTCGTTAAGTCCTTGTACTGTCAAGGAGGCATTGTCTCAAGTAGTTAATATGGATTATGTCAAACCGCTCAACAAGTCAAAGACAATTGCTCCGACAACCAGCTGTTCGTATTCGCAAAATGATAACCAGCAAATTTCGGTTGTAAAAAAAGCGAAAATTAATAAAGAAATTGAGCCTGTTCAGGTTGTCAACAATTTGTGTTTTACGGTACTTTCTTCCAAAATTTACAACGATTACTCAAAAACATCTTCGGGTAACAGTCCTCCAAAATATATTTTATACAAACGGCTGAAAATTGATATAGCGTAATTTTTCTTTCGCATTATCATATCATTTTCACGTTTAATTAAAATATAAAAATCAATGAAACAACATATTGACAGTGCAGTCGGCAAGGCTGGACTATTTACGCTATCCCTACGTTGGGTAATCGGCTGGACTTATTTTTCCGCTTTTTGGCGAAGGTTGATTATAGACAACAAACTTATTCCCGAAGAAGCGGGCTATATAGGTGAAAAATTCAATCACTTTCTTCCCAATGCTTTGGGCATAAAACCGATTATTGAATATTTGGTTTCCAACCCCGAAGCGTTGCAAATTTCAATGGTTATTTTTACGATTGTAGAGGCCATTGTCGGCTTGTTCATTATTTTTGGGTTATTTACAAGGCTGATGAGCATTGGGGTGTTCTTTTTGGCGATGGGAATTCTTTTGGGTTCTGGTTGGATTGGAACGACTTGTTTGGACGAATGGCAAATAGGTGTGTTGGGTGTGGCAAGTGGCTTTGTCTTGTTCTTAACAGGTAGCGGAGCTTATTCGTTAGACAATTATTTAATGAATAAACCCTATCAGTTTACCAATAAAAAATGGTTTGCTTTTTTAGGTTCGGGCGAGCTTCCAATAAAAAATTTAGCTCCAAAAGTTCTGGTCATGTCGTTGCTTATTTTTGGATTAACTTTGTTTACCAATCAGTATTTTCACGGAGGTGTATTTGGTACGCTTCATAACAAATCGGTAAAGCCCAAAGTTGAAATTTCAAATATTCAGCAAAACGGCTCACAACTTTCTTTTCAACTATTCAGGGTTGAGGGTGCGGATGTTTACGGTTCGTTTTTGATTGGTATACAGATTTTGGACGAAAACAATCAGGTCATAAAGTCCATTGGGCAAGAGGAACTAGCTCAATTTCCGAAAGAAAAAATAAATAATCATTATGTGGCAAAAATCAAACCGGGAAAACATAGCCTGATTTTACCGCTTGGTGCAAAAGCCGATTTGACGATTGACTTAGAAGGAATTACGCTCAAAGAAAATTACGCATTGAAACTGATTGATATCAGCGGAATAGAATGGATTACTGAAATAAAATAACAGATTTGTTAGCATAAAAAAGCTGTCATGATAATGCGACAGCTTTTTTTGTTTTTTGGAATGTCGGTAAAAACTAAATGTGCCTGTTGAATTTCAGGTTTATGGCTGTTGTTGTCGGCGGTGCCATTGCCACTAACGTTTTGGGGCTTGGCGTTCGTGCGGGTTTTCGGAGCGATTCACTGTCCGCCCAACGTAAAGTTTCTTAGGCGCAAAAATACTCAGTTTTAGCCATACAGTCCGCATTACGCTTATACAATGTTGGCAACTGGCTTTTTTCAAAATTCAATAAGATATGTCTGTATAGATTTTAGGAGTGTCCCCTTAAAGCCTTTAAACTTATACACATTACAAAACGCAAATTTTAAATCATCTGATGTAACCACAGTTCCATTTGCAGAAGCTTCGTTTCCATGAGTTATAATGGCGTCTATGACAAGTTCTTTCACATTCCACAACGGGCTATCCAATATTCTTTTTTCAAATTCCTCCTTATTGGTAATCGTATGGTTCCCAACAATTTCCCAATGGATATTGTCTGTGATGTTTTCTATTACAAAGTTGCTATCGCTATTAGCTAAAGCAATGTGAAACTGTTTTAGAAATTCCTTCCTTGGGGCATTACCGCAATCTGCTTCTACTGTGACTTTTACCATAATCTATTTTGTTTTAATTCTTTTTCACAGGTATACAGAAAACTATGGTGAGTATCCCTTCTTTAGGTGGTTCGGGATAAACTTGATAAGGAATTTTATCAATTGGATGATATCCAATTGATAAAATTTCCTCCCCGTAAATCCAATTCCAGGCCATTGGAATCTCTTGAGGTTTCAGCTTAAATTTGGCCACATAATATTTGCCATAAGGTATCGTGGTTTTCCCTATGCTACCGTTTACTTCGGTATCTTCAGGAACAGTAATGCATACACTCATTCGCTGCTTGTCCTCCGGTGTTAACTCGGGGTCATCGTAATGGATGACAATGGATTCAGGATGGTGTTTAAGTAAGCTGTTCTTTCCTGCCCAATCATAGTGTTGGTTAAACAGCTTTTCGTAAATATCTACATTTTGCCTATATGAACCGATATGCTTGATATAAGCGATAGTTTTTTCAGGTAATGATCGAATGTTTGCTTCAACTAACTGTTCCATATCTCTATAAATTTTAAGTTCGGAACAAAAGTATTTGGCTTTGAAAGAAGAAGTTTGATGAATATTGCTCTGTTGTATTTTTTGTTTTTTAAATGCGGTGGGTGAGATGTTGAAGTGCAAAGTAAACTGGCGTGAAAAAACAGCTAAATCGTTAAAACCGCATTCGAATGCAATTTCAGTAATCTTAGCTTTTGGCTTTAGTCGCAATAGATAATTTGCGCGCTCTAATCTGATTCTTTGAATAAATTTAAAAGGTGTTTCGCCTACCAAGGCACTAAATATTCTTGAAAAATGAAATTTTGAGAAATGGGATAGCTTGGTCAAGTCGTCAAGGTTTAGTTGAGCATCAATGTTTTCGTCTATATAATCAAAAACTTTATTGAGCCGTTCTAAATAATGGATTTTATTTTTTTCATTAGGATTCATTTTAGTTTAGCTTGTTGCCAACGGTTTGGCGCTTGGCGCAGTGGCGAATTTCGGAGCACAAAACTGTCAATACACCACAAAAGTTGATGCGAGGTATAATGTTCAATTAACCACGTCACCCGCCATTGAGCCAAACGTCTGTTATAGCCAGTGGTTTTTGTCATTCTTCGTTTGTCGGTATATGTTTTTCTCTACAATAGTTTTCAACTTCTGTGTCGTTGGCAAAATAACTATCACAAAATTCGTCAAGTTCTTTTTCTGCTCCTGAAACGTATTTTTCGCTTGCAGTCATTAGTTTTTCTGTCTGTTCTATGAATTTTTCAAATTCCTTGTTCATTTTACAAAGTTTGTCAATCGTTTTAAAGTCCAAATCTCTGTAAAC encodes the following:
- the sbmC gene encoding DNA gyrase inhibitor; translated protein: MNPNEKNKIHYLERLNKVFDYIDENIDAQLNLDDLTKLSHFSKFHFSRIFSALVGETPFKFIQRIRLERANYLLRLKPKAKITEIAFECGFNDLAVFSRQFTLHFNISPTAFKKQKIQQSNIHQTSSFKAKYFCSELKIYRDMEQLVEANIRSLPEKTIAYIKHIGSYRQNVDIYEKLFNQHYDWAGKNSLLKHHPESIVIHYDDPELTPEDKQRMSVCITVPEDTEVNGSIGKTTIPYGKYYVAKFKLKPQEIPMAWNWIYGEEILSIGYHPIDKIPYQVYPEPPKEGILTIVFCIPVKKN
- the vfr gene encoding Cyclic AMP receptor-like protein; translation: MEELQQITEFKTSPELVAKLQQYSIQKTYKAGDIILNENAHIRSIPIVTKGTLKVIRTEEDGREILLYYIKTGESCIMSFLGGLHNETSKVKAEVEDDAEILFLPLEKVSLFIKEYPQWLDYIFRLYHKRFEELLEVVNAIAFKKVDERMLDLLHKKVELTGNHTLNITHEQLANELGTARVVVSRLLKQLEEIGKVKLGRNKIVLVEN